The Filimonas lacunae genomic sequence TTGTCTGTAAAAAACTCCGTGGCATTGTGTACATGGGCGTAATCTGCTGCAGGGTTAAGGGTATCTCTGTCTTGTCCGTAATGATAATAGGAAGCAGATACTACGGTTTTAATGTAAGCATTGCGGTGTACGAAAATCTGGTGCGAAAGGCCAATGACACCTGTTTTGGAATTGCCTTTTACGTAAAAGTTGTCTTTATCGTAGCTGTTCCATTGGGTGCTATCCTTTTCCGGATCGCTGGTATAGCTGTCGTAACCACCCAGTCCAAACAGGGTAAACTCGCCTGCTTTCTTTGTGTTCCAGTTGAATTTAAAACTCAGGTCCTGGTAGGTAGGCGCCTGGTCCAATCCTATAAAAGGTTTTAAAATAGCCAGGGTAGAGTAACGGTAGTTGACAAGGTACGATGCGGTACGGGCTTTGTTCAAAGGGCCTTCTGCGCCTAGTTCTGCACCTAAAGTACCCAGCTGCACAGTGTATTCCCGCTTGTCTTTGTTACCGTTACGAAAGTTCATATCAAAAACGGCAGAAGTGGCGTTGCCAATGTTAGCGGGGAAAGCACCGGTATAAAAATCTGATTTACCAATTACATTGCTGCTGAACATGCTAATAGGGCCACCTGTTGAGCCTAAAGTGCTGAAATGGTTGGGTGTAGGTATTTCAATGCCCTCCAGTTTCCACAACACACCCTGTGGCGAGTTGCCCCTTACCAGTATTTCGTTGCTGCCATCAAAACCGGCGCTCACGCCCGGGAAGTTCATAATCATACGTGCCGGATCGCTGAACGAAGCGGGGTAACGTTTGGTATCTTCCATAGAAAAGGAGCGGGCGCTAACAGCAGCAAACTCATTCAGCGGTTTTCTGCCACGGGCTGTAACGGTAACAGCACCCAGGTTTTTAAAATCTTCCCGCATGCCAATATTCAGTTCGGCTTCCTTGCCGGAATTCACTACCACATCAGGCAGGCTCTGTGGTTCGTAACCGGCAATGGTATATTGTACTGTATACCGGCCAGTGCCTATGTTGGCAATATGGTAAAAGCCCAGGCTGTCTGTAATAGCGCGTATGTTACCAGGCATCAGCACAATGCTTACGCCTGCGAGCGTCCGGCGCGACTCAGCATCGGTAACCTGGCCTTTTACGGATTGTGTAAATGATTGTGCGTAAGCTGCCTGTAAAAGCAGGTATAGGATATAAGTGATTGTTATGATCTGTTTCATGGTTTGAATCTTTTTGCAAAACCGGCCGGGTTTGCAGGTAAGACAACCATGTATTCACTTACCCTTACGTGGGGCAAAAATTTTTGTTTTAGCTTAAAAACAGTGGTGTATTCTAAATGTAAATATGAGAGTAAAGCTAAAAATAGCCCTATCGGCTCTCCCGATAGGGCTGGTTGTTTATATTTCCGTGTACTTAATAGTTACCACAGGAGAGGTTTGCGTTACCTTTTTTAAATAGGGCTGATATTGAAAAATAACAGCATCACTTTTATAGGCAAAATCAAATTCCTGTACATAACCCTGCGAAAACTGGCCTGATTTGTTCAGTAACTCGCTGAACCGGGCTTTATAAGCCCTGCGTTCTTTTTCTTTTAAGGTACTGCTCCAGTATTTCATGGCATCAAAGCGGGATAATCTTCTGCCTGCTCCGTGTGCACAGGAATACAGTGCCCGGGCTGCAGCCTGTTCCGAAGTTGCTTTGACCAGTAAACTACCCCTTGACATGGATAAGGGAATCACTACTGTTTTGTTAACACTCAATTCAGTACTTCCTTTACGGTGCCAGATACCTGTTTGATTAAAACGGATATGGTTATGAATGGAGTCTTCCAGTATATAGGGCGTTCCATTACATTCATCCTGCTCTGCAAAGCTGTTACTGTTGTTTTGCAGGTACTGTTTGTTTATTCCCGCTTTATTACAACGGATATAATTGGCGTTTTGCAAAAACTGCAATGTTTTTAAACAGAAGGCTTTACGCCTGTCATAACCAAACTCCAGGGTTTCTTCGTAATATTTTGTAAACGTGGGGGTTAAAAAATCCCGGTGCACAAAATCCACCTCCTGTCCATATTCCCGTGAAAAATCCCGGGTTAGCTGTAAACATTGCTGATACAAGGCTATTCCCCGGTTGCGGGTGCCGGTATGGCAAATGATATATACGGCGTTCTCATCTTCTTCAATAGATAAGAAGTGATTGCCCCCACCCAAACCATCATCTGTCATTTGGGTATGGGCAAACTGTAATGCCTGGTAATGAGTGCTTTTGTTGAATGGCTTCAGCCACCACGATTTCTCTGTTTTCAGATACATCACGCCACATCCAATGTCCTTACCGGTAATTAAAGGATAGCAATACTGTGAGGTGGTGAATGCCACACCTACCGGCAAAGCCTTTTCGGTGCAATAGTGTATATCGGTAAATGCACAAATCTTTTCTACAAAGGGTTTTTGTGCATACTGCTGTAGTTGCGACAACGCATTTTGCTCAATGCTGTTAGCATTGCAATAAAAGTCAATAGATGACATGTTCTTTAAATTAGACTAAAAAGATTAGATCATGGGGCCTTGGAAGGATACATCTGCCCCGTACAGAGATGTCAGCAGCCGAACACTATTCGGTATTGCAAAGGTAGAAAATATTGGAAAGAGGGCCGGAAAAAATCCAGAGCAACAAAAAAGCCGCTATGAAAGCGGCCTTTTTGAAAAATGTATCTGTAACAGGGTACTAGGAGTGCCACTGTACTTTTTGTTCTAATGGTGTGTTGCGCGCACCGGGTTTGCTGCTGTCGGCAGCGTAGCCCATATACAACAGGCCCAGTACAGCGTCTTCTTCTTCCAGCTGAAAATACTGTTTCATAGCTGGTTTTAAGGTCATACCGCCAGTGCTCCATAAAACGGCAATGCCGTTGGCTTCTGCACCCAGTAATATATTTTGTACTGCACAGGAAGTAGCGGCTAGCTCTTCTATTACAGGAATATTAGGATTGGCACCACGCTTCATGTACACTGCTACAATATGACTCAGGTTATTGCCCATATTGGTAAGGTTGTCAAATGTTCCCTGGTTGAAACGTTCAGCAGGTGTGTTTTCTTTATACAGGTTGGCGTGATCGGCACAAAAGCGGGCTACTGCTTCACCTGCATACACCACAAAGCGCCAGGGCTCGGTTTTAGCATGGGTAGGTGCCCAATCGGCCAGTTGTAACAGTTCGCGTATTACGTTGTCTTCAATCTTTTGTCCGTTCATTACCGCCGGTTTAATACTGCGACGGTTTTCAATAATCTGTGTAAGTGTTGCCATCTTCTCCATTACGCTTCTAAATGATGTATTAAGGTATCCTGGTAATTTCAGCACCCAGGCTGTTCAGGCGCTGGTCAATGTACTGGTAACCACGGTCTATTTGTTCAATGTTCTGAATTACGCTTTTGCCCTCAGCGCTTAATGCGGCTATCAGCAGCGCTTGTCCGGCACGAATGTCGGGGCTGCTCATGGTAATACCGCGCAGCTGGTTTTTACGGCCCAGGCCTATTACGGTGGCACGGTGCGGATCACAT encodes the following:
- a CDS encoding RtcB family protein encodes the protein MSSIDFYCNANSIEQNALSQLQQYAQKPFVEKICAFTDIHYCTEKALPVGVAFTTSQYCYPLITGKDIGCGVMYLKTEKSWWLKPFNKSTHYQALQFAHTQMTDDGLGGGNHFLSIEEDENAVYIICHTGTRNRGIALYQQCLQLTRDFSREYGQEVDFVHRDFLTPTFTKYYEETLEFGYDRRKAFCLKTLQFLQNANYIRCNKAGINKQYLQNNSNSFAEQDECNGTPYILEDSIHNHIRFNQTGIWHRKGSTELSVNKTVVIPLSMSRGSLLVKATSEQAAARALYSCAHGAGRRLSRFDAMKYWSSTLKEKERRAYKARFSELLNKSGQFSQGYVQEFDFAYKSDAVIFQYQPYLKKVTQTSPVVTIKYTEI
- a CDS encoding TonB-dependent receptor; the protein is MKQIITITYILYLLLQAAYAQSFTQSVKGQVTDAESRRTLAGVSIVLMPGNIRAITDSLGFYHIANIGTGRYTVQYTIAGYEPQSLPDVVVNSGKEAELNIGMREDFKNLGAVTVTARGRKPLNEFAAVSARSFSMEDTKRYPASFSDPARMIMNFPGVSAGFDGSNEILVRGNSPQGVLWKLEGIEIPTPNHFSTLGSTGGPISMFSSNVIGKSDFYTGAFPANIGNATSAVFDMNFRNGNKDKREYTVQLGTLGAELGAEGPLNKARTASYLVNYRYSTLAILKPFIGLDQAPTYQDLSFKFNWNTKKAGEFTLFGLGGYDSYTSDPEKDSTQWNSYDKDNFYVKGNSKTGVIGLSHQIFVHRNAYIKTVVSASYYHYGQDRDTLNPAADYAHVHNATEFFTDKAFRFSTFYNYKISQQHTFRAGFISQELQYNAGNRYYDIHEQQWKQVLEGKGTTNFYQAYMQWKYRLTSQLTVNTGIHSSYLALNKKHSVEPRLSATYNFGADVVSLAAGMHSRPQHISTYLFENTTDEGVHSQPNKNLDMSRALHLVAGYEHTFRSLNLVTKAEVYYQHLYHLPVEENSNSAFSAVNMLDMYDLVDKNALVSTGKGKNYGIDLSVEKPFSNNYYINSTVSIYKSKYTDFYGKEYDTRFARNYSVNIIWGKEWQLRNNKHVGMSGKVLASGGIKNSVIDIPASIQTGKEEYVPGSYYSQRGPAYFRLDWSAYYRKDKKNSTHTLTLEIQNLTNRENFYRYYFDTRSGQQKTIHQLGLFPNLSYKIQFH
- a CDS encoding nitroreductase family protein yields the protein MEKMATLTQIIENRRSIKPAVMNGQKIEDNVIRELLQLADWAPTHAKTEPWRFVVYAGEAVARFCADHANLYKENTPAERFNQGTFDNLTNMGNNLSHIVAVYMKRGANPNIPVIEELAATSCAVQNILLGAEANGIAVLWSTGGMTLKPAMKQYFQLEEEDAVLGLLYMGYAADSSKPGARNTPLEQKVQWHS